One stretch of Vicia villosa cultivar HV-30 ecotype Madison, WI unplaced genomic scaffold, Vvil1.0 ctg.001947F_1_1, whole genome shotgun sequence DNA includes these proteins:
- the LOC131637218 gene encoding E3 ubiquitin-protein ligase ATL6-like, translating into MTNSDLNPIFIFLLLLVSFHHHYSTAEPQPGKQLSFPHRSPTTLWDVASVSVIVGAIFATLLLIFIFLLLLLRRYLPSQSSKCEAAIGINPQLLKTFPIVLYSSVNKHVKEGDEGTLPCAVCLAEFDDNDTIRVLPRCDHFFHPTCIDAWLSTHVTCPVCRTNLDGGPGIESVNEFVKINEPDALVAEGAREDCLKLTEDRNVGFK; encoded by the exons ATGACAAACTCAGATTTGAATCCCATTTTCATCTTCCTCCTTCTCCTTGTTTCTTTTCATCATCATTACAGTACTGCAGAACCACAGCCGGGAAAACAACTATCGTTTCCTCACAGGTCTCCGACAACTTTATGGGATGTGGCGTCGGTTAGTGTAATTGTTGGAGCCATCTTTGCAACACTTCTCttaattttcatcttcttgttgtTGCTCCTGCGCCGCTACTTACCGTCTCAGTCATCAAAATGTGAAGCTGCCATTGGTATAAATCCTCAACTACTCAAAACTTTTCCAATTGTATTGTACTCTTCCGTAAACAAACATGTTAAGGAAGGTGATGAAGGTACTCTACCATGTGCTGTGTGTCTCGCTGAATTTGATGATAATGATACCATTCGTGTGTTACCTCGATGTGATCATTTCTTTCATCCAACATGTATTGATGCTTGGCTTTCTACTCATGTTACATGTCCTGTTTGTCGGACCAACCTCGACGGTGGCCCTGGAATTGAATCG GTAAATGAATTTGTGAAGATAAATGAGCCTGATGCTTTAGTAGCAGAAGGTgcaagggaggattgtttgaagTTAACCGAGGATAGAAATGTTGGCTTCAAGTAG